From the Nodularia sphaerocarpa UHCC 0038 genome, the window CGAAACCATGTCCCGCCGGTAAACTGGTAATTCCGCTATTAGCTAACTCAATTCCATGTGTAACGTGTAGACCTTGGGGAAGTGTAGTTAAGTTTACGCAGTCGCTGATATCTAGGCTTTCACAGGTAAGATTTTCGGGTAAATTGTAAATATCTGATGCGCCGCTTAAATTCAAATTACCCAAGACACGCATCCCATCCCAGGCGCGATGTGCCAAAATGAGTTTTCTGGCAGTTTCAGGCGATACAGGCTCATGGCTGGCTTGAGAGTGCTGTTTAATGGGCTTTTTGGGTATGCGCCCCTTGGACATCAAATTTAGCATTAGTCCTCTACCTCTACATAAGCATTAGGACGGTATTCCCGTTGTTTCCAAACTCGATAAAACCCTTGGGGTAATTCAATGGCGCGATGTTCTTCATGAATTAAGGTAGCACTGGGTGCTTTGACTTCCAGAAATAACTCACTACCATCTACCCACAATTGTACTGCTTGGGTTTGCTGAATGCGATGGCTATGTCCGGTAACTTCACCGTGTGCGAGAGTCGTACCTGTCCGCTTTTGCACACCTACGGGTAAAGTCGGAATTTTGCTGATCAGAACGTCGCCATGTCTGTAAAGCATATCAGTTTGGGGTTAGTTGCGATCGCTATTCATCTTCTAATTTTATACTGCTTTAGGAATTTATTTCACGCAGAGGCGCAGAGGCGCAGAGAGTTGGAGAGTTTGCTTGACATTACATTTATACTCGCTTAATTTTCAACAAACCAACTAAATTAAATACGTAAAAATGCGTAATTATGAATAATCCAGATTTTTTTAATGATGAACTTCTCGAAAAATTAATTGACACATTTTATGGCTACGGTAATTTCCAAGGAAAGTATTGGTTTATTGGAATGGAAGAATCAGGACAAGACTTTAAAGATATTAATAACAGAATAAATATATGGAATGATAGAAAACAGAAGGAAATAGAAGATGTTGCAGAATATCATATAGCTATGGGAGCATGGGATACAAAATTACAACCAACATGGAATAAATTAATTCGTATTGTATTAAGTGCCAAAGGAAACGAAAATATTAATATAGAAGATGTCCGTAAATATCAATTTAACGAATTAGGTAGAAAAGACAAGGAAACTTGTTTATTAGAATTATTACCTTTACCTTCCCCCTCTCTCGCTCATTGGATATATAAAGAACATTCTCGGCTGAGTTATTTAACCGACAGAAATCAGTATGAAAAGCATTGTCTAGAAAACCGCATCAATACAATTAGCGAGAAAATCAAAGAACATCAACCGCAAGCAGTTGTGTTTTATGGAAAGGGATATGAATATTATTGGAGAACAATCACCCAGAAAATAACAGATGTTGAGTTTTTAGCAACTTCAGAAGGTTTCTTAACCTGTAAAAACAGTCAAACCATATTTGTGATATCTCAACACCCTGTATCTATGGGCTTAAAAAACGAATACTTCCATAACATTGGTAAAATAATAGCTGCTAACCCAACGTAAAATCCCCTCTTCTCTTCCTTTGCGCCTCTGCGTCTCTGCGTGATAAAAATCATTTCTGAAACCACTCAACAACACCCTCAGCCAAAACCCTCGCTAACCTCCTTTGTTCCTGAACATCCATCGCCAGTTCAAAATCTTCAGGGTTACTCATAAAACCCAACTCCAATAAAACCGATGGCGCAGAATGGGGACGTGTCAGCGCTAAATTATTCCAATACACCCCAAAAGAAGACCTACCTAAATTTTGCACTAAGCGATTTTGCAACAACACAGCTAAACTGTGCGCTTGGGGATGATACCAATAACTGCTAACTCCCTGCGTATTTTCCGCATCTCCATCATCAGCCAAAAATCGATAATGAAAAGTCAGTGACATCGCAGGTTGATTTTGATCTATCATTTTCTGACGTTCCACCAAAGACAAATCCCGGTCATCTTCTCTAGCCATCACCACTGTTGCACCTCGTCGTCTCAATTCATCCCGCAACAGTTTTGTAACTACCAAATTTAAATCTTTCGCTAAATAACCTGTTGGTCCTGCTGCGCCTAATTCTTCCCCACCATGTCCGGCGTTCAGCAGAATTTTTATCCCAGATAAAGGTTGTGTTTGTCTGCGGGAAATGACCGGAGAATGACGCAAACTCAAAACTAAGCTGGTATCTCGGTATTGCAGGTTATATCCCCACTGTTGAGCTTTTTTGAGGTTAAAAGTATATTGCACCTTGTCAGGAGCTATTTGCTGCCAATCCAGACGAGAAATTAAGGGGTTATCATCCAGGCGAATTGTGTCTGTTTGGGCAGTGGTGTTATGCAAAGTCAGGGTAAAAGTTTTATCTCCCTGTTCTACACTTATCGGTACAGGAACTTGCAAAGGAAAGACTATTTCTGTTGTTTTCGGTAATTCCCGCGAAATTATACTGCGAATCATTGAGCGTGGTGGAATTGCGCCTGGAATCATCCGAGTTTCTTGACTATGAATCCAACCTCCATAGTCTAAACGTAACCAATCACCTTCTTTACCTGTAACAGATGCTCTCACACCTTGGGGTAAAGGCGTTAAGCGTGAATCAGTGGTACTGGGACCTGTGCGCGCCACACCAGCCTCAGCTATGATTTCTACTACTGGAAGTTTGGCTGGTGACAGGGTTTGAATCTGACCAGAACTGAATTGAGTTATTGTTTGATTATTGAGAGTTAATTGAAATTCCGGTTTTTCCCCATCTTCTAATCTTGCTAATGTCGTGCATCCCTGATATTTACCTGGGACAATTTGAGTGATAGGTTGATTTTTACCATCTATATATATGGCTGAATTACTGGGTAGAGATATTTGTTTTGGTTGCGGTGATAGTTTAACAGTTTGCTCTCCCAATCTTACATTTAAATTAGCATTGGGCGAAGCCATCGCACTAAAACAAATTTCTTCTCCTGGTAGTCGAGAAATATCAACTTTAGGAGTCAGGGAATCTTCGACAAAGGCTAATCCTTGGGGTATTTTTGATTGATTATCAACTCTCGTTACCTGCATTTGAATTTCTTGATTTTGGTAACGTACAGTAAACAGATTTTCTCCCACCTCCAACGGAAAGCTAGGAGTAAAATGTCCAGATTTACTGCGCTTAATGGGTTGATTATTTATTAAAACTTGTCCCGTTGGTGGTGCAGTCCCC encodes:
- a CDS encoding N-acetylmuramoyl-L-alanine amidase, which gives rise to MRLLIGLIILGSLTTPSLAWAQENTLKIVYPPTNHQTNTDKIFLLGTAPPTGQVLINNQPIKRSKSGHFTPSFPLEVGENLFTVRYQNQEIQMQVTRVDNQSKIPQGLAFVEDSLTPKVDISRLPGEEICFSAMASPNANLNVRLGEQTVKLSPQPKQISLPSNSAIYIDGKNQPITQIVPGKYQGCTTLARLEDGEKPEFQLTLNNQTITQFSSGQIQTLSPAKLPVVEIIAEAGVARTGPSTTDSRLTPLPQGVRASVTGKEGDWLRLDYGGWIHSQETRMIPGAIPPRSMIRSIISRELPKTTEIVFPLQVPVPISVEQGDKTFTLTLHNTTAQTDTIRLDDNPLISRLDWQQIAPDKVQYTFNLKKAQQWGYNLQYRDTSLVLSLRHSPVISRRQTQPLSGIKILLNAGHGGEELGAAGPTGYLAKDLNLVVTKLLRDELRRRGATVVMAREDDRDLSLVERQKMIDQNQPAMSLTFHYRFLADDGDAENTQGVSSYWYHPQAHSLAVLLQNRLVQNLGRSSFGVYWNNLALTRPHSAPSVLLELGFMSNPEDFELAMDVQEQRRLARVLAEGVVEWFQK